The Stieleria maiorica genome includes the window AAGCTGGGGCTCGGTTCGACCACCACGCTTGTGGCTACGGCTGAAGCGGACGCCGCGGTCTACAAGAGCGGTCGGAACATTCCCGGGGTCGATGTCCAGCCGGTGCGCCAGTTGAATGCCCTGTCGGTGCTCAAGCCGCAGCGAATGCTGGTCACCAAGGCGGCGTTGGACAAGATCAAAGATGGCTCGTTTGCCGATGGGCAGGCCGTTTAGTCCCCGCCCGCACCTCCACACCAAGCACAAGAAGAATTTGAGCGATGGCAAGAATTCAACCACCCGCCCCGGCGGAAACGAAGATCAAGCTCGAGCCGCATCAGATCCTGTTGCGTCCGCTCGTGACTGAAAAAGGCGTCCACCGTGCGACGCGGCATAACGAATACGCGTTTGAAGTGCATCGCATGGCGACCAAGCCGGAGATCAAGGCAGCTGTCGAAAAGCTGTTCGATGTCAAGGTCGACAAGGTGTGCACGCAAAACCGCAAAGGCAAGTTTCGCCGGACCCGTAACGGGCTCGGGCGGACGTCCGACTGGCGGCGAGCCATCGTTCACTTGCACGAAGACCATAAAATCGACTTCTTCTAGGCCGGCGACGCGTCGTCTTAGATTTACCAGGCCGCTCGCCCCGTAGTTGGCGAGCAGCAACGAACCCGATCACTTCCTCCCAGCCAGACAGAACTCAGCGATGGGAATTCGCATCTACAAGCCGACCAGCCCCGGTCGCCGAAATGCATCGGTCAGCGACTTCGCTGAACTGACGCCCGGCTACAAGGTGGAGAAGGGGCTGCTGAAGCCGAAACGAAAGACCGGTGGTCGCAATAACCAGGGCAAAATCACCGCGCGGCATCGTGGCGGCGGCCACAAGCAGATGTATCGTGTGGTCGACTTTCGTCGCGTCAAAGACGGTGTGCCCGCGACGGTCGATTCGGTTCAGTACGATCCCAATCGCTCCGCCCGGATCGCGCTGCTGAAGTACGCCGACGGGCAAAAAACCTACGTCATCTCTCCTTCGGG containing:
- the rplW gene encoding 50S ribosomal protein L23 — its product is MARIQPPAPAETKIKLEPHQILLRPLVTEKGVHRATRHNEYAFEVHRMATKPEIKAAVEKLFDVKVDKVCTQNRKGKFRRTRNGLGRTSDWRRAIVHLHEDHKIDFF